The Pogona vitticeps strain Pit_001003342236 chromosome 3, PviZW2.1, whole genome shotgun sequence genome includes a window with the following:
- the LOC140705555 gene encoding FH2 domain-containing protein 1, translating into MVTVRSAPASPTDRTGPASPGALATPGPARPSCSATASAAPSPPPPPPLPAGADTTGSPGRPPASAGDPGPPERRPGRLRNFNWDPIPAERIRGRSNLWTAAGRTDAFPLDVHLLEQLFGQRPEPPGGSLRGQPAEQVFLLDAKKILNLGIFLKQLKRPVQGIVADIQEGAGTPYGAEKLQELTKLLPDAEEVKRLKAFQGSQSRLSEAEVFALLLVRVPSYASRLELLVFKEEFFPRLSTLQSAIQILTEAALELLDCEELHDLIRLVLKAGNYLNQGGYAGSALGFRVPSLLRLADTKANRPGMDLLQFVALEAEKMDPNLLHFPSKLQHVGPASRIVDQEVTVELQSLAERLLGAQAGVRALGLEAQMEPFLQGAEAELGAARTAWEGLQHATATLADFLCEDLETFSLPGCCGVLLGFGERFVAAVQENRARAAAAQRRQQRQEEHEREKQKRRSIATCSSRDPGLQDVELDRLFFQPLARSGRRSRTHREPQPIAESPQARERPSPLSRRHTLPVLPAGPEPPALELMAPGPAEAPPSDLLQPPAPSSSSGSRKKGAGGLLGGGGGGGGGGGLRAWLRSPAPSPTSPEGPSGSRFSGLFSKKTLPEAPETPTSPQASPKDVSALVGFFRRLSLGEKPRSTSQT; encoded by the exons ATGGTGACCGTCCGGAGCGCCCCCGCGTCGCCCACGGATCGGACGGGGCCCGCCTCGCCTGGCGCCCTGGCGACCCCCGGCCCCGCTCGTCCCTCCTGCAGCGCCACGGCGTCCGCTGCTCCgtcgcccccgcccccgccgccgctgcccgCCGGCGCCGACACCACCGGCAGCCCCGGCCGGCCTCCGGCCTCGGCTGGAGACCCGGGCCCCCCTGAGCGGCGGCCCGGCCGGCTGCGGAACTTCAACTGGGACCCCATTCCGGCGGAGCGCATCCGGGGGCGAAGCAATCTCTGGACGGCGGCGGGACGGACGGACGCCTTCCCCCTCGACGTCCACCTCCTGGAGCAGCTTTTCGGCCAGCGGCCCGAGCCGCCCGGAGGAAGCCTACGCGGGCAGCCGGCGGAGCAG GTCTTCCTCCTGGATGCCAAGAAAATCCTGAACCTGGGCATATTCCTGAAGCAGCTGAAGAG gcctgTGCAAGGGATTGTTGCTGACATCCAGGAAGGGGCAGGTACCCCCTATGGGGCCGAGAAGCTGCAGGAGCTGACCAAACTGCTGCCAGATGCGGAGGAG GTCAAGAGGCTGAAGGCATTCCAGGGCAGCCAAAGCCGGCTCTCGGAGGCAGAGGTCTTTGCTCTGCTCCTGGTCCGCGTGCCCAG CTATGCCAGTCGCCTGGAGCTCTTGGTCTTCAAGGAGGAATTCTTCCCACGGCTGAGCACCTTGCAGTCAGCCATTCAGATCCTGACGGAAGCCGCGCTAG AGCTTTTGGACTGTGAAGAGCTGCACGACCTGATCCGTCTGGTGCTGAAGGCAGGGAACTACCTGAACCAG GGTGGCTATGCAGGCTCTGCCCTCGGCTTCCGTGTGCCCTCACTGCTCAGGCTGGCAGACACCAAAGCAAACCGGCCCGGCATGGATCTCCTGCAGTTTGTGGCCCTG GAGGCAGAGAAGATGGACCCAAACCTTCTGCATTTCCCCAGCAAACTCCAGCATGTTGGACCAGCTTCACG GATTGTGGACCAGGAGGTGACGGTGGAGCTGCAGAGCCTGGCAGAGCGTTTGCTGGGGGCCCAGGCGGGGGTCCGGGCCTTGGGCCTGGAGGCCCAGATGGAGCCCTTCTTGCAGGGGGCTGAGGCCGAGCTGGGGGCCGCCAGAACCGCTTGGGAGGGGCTTCAGCACGCCACGGCCACGCTGGCGGACTTCCTCTGTGAGGACCTGGAGACCTTCAGCTTGCCCGGGTGCTGCGGAGTCCTCCTCGGCTTTGGGGAGCGTTTCGTTGCGGCTGTCCAG GAAAACAGGGCTCGGGCGGCAGCAgcgcagcggcggcagcagcgccAAGAGGAGCACGAGCGGGAGAAGCAGAAGCGGCGCTCCATCGCCACCTGCTCGTCCCGCGACCCCGGCCTCCAGGACGTGGAGCTGGACCGCCTCTTCTTCCAACCGCTGGCCCGCTCTGGCCGACGCAGCCGCACGCACCGGGAGCCCCAGCCCATTGCCGAGAGTCCCCAGGCCAGGGAGCGCCCCTCGCCCCTCAGCCGGCGCCACACGCTCCCCGTGCTGCCCGCCGGCCCCGAACCCCCTGCGCTGGAGCTGATGGCCCCAGGGCCCGCCGAGGCCCCCCCCTCGGACCTCCTCCAGCCCccggccccctcctcctcctccgggtcCCGCAAGAAGGGGGCTGGAGGGctcctgggaggaggaggaggaggaggaggaggaggaggcctgagGGCCTGGCTGAGGTCCCCGGCCCCCAGCCCCACCTCCCCGGAGGGACCCAGCGGCTCCCGCTTCTCTGGCCTCTTCTCCAAGAAGACCCTTCCGGAGGCACCCGAGACCCCCACGTCCCCTCAGGCCTCCCCCAAGGACGTCTCGGCCCTGGTGGGCTTTTTCCGTCGCCTGAGCCTTGGCGAAAAGCCTCGATCCACCTCCCAGACCTGA